In Xanthocytophaga agilis, the genomic stretch TGGATCCTCCTGTACTTTGTTCAACAGGAGGCCTTTGAAAATCTTCTTTTTTACCAGGTGGACTGTGCGTAATTTTTATATGCTGCCAATCGCAATCCAGTTCCTCAGCAATCAGCATGGATAAGGTAGTGCATATACCCTGCCCCATCTCTACTTTGGATAAAATGATATGTATAGAGTTATCTTCATCAATGCGAAGGAATGCATGAGGAGAAAATACAGAAGACGATGTGTGGTTTTTAATTGCTAGAGGCAATAGTATGGATACTAGTAGACCTCCACCAGCCAAAGTGCTAACCTTCAAAAAATCTCTCCGGTTTATTTGATTCTTTTTCTTCATATGTTAGACTACAACTGTAATACAACATAAGAAAACCAGAAAGGAAAGAATGTGCAAAAAAGAATGACAACCTGGTAAATATACTTGATAACTTACACAAAGTAATATAATACTGTTTTATTTTATAACTTGTGTATAGCGTATTACCAGTTTAAATGACCGGTAGGTGCTGGAGGATGTACTCTTACATAATCCAGACTTTGGAGAAAGTATTTTTTTGTTTTCTTGTCCAGATGCTCTATCCAGGAAGGTGTGATTTTGATCTCTCCTTTAAAGTAATGAATAACTGCCATGGCATAGGCAATAACCTGAGGTGGCAGATATCCTTGTTTTCCAATACGCCAGTGGGAAGAGCTTACTTCATAAACTGTTGCATTGCTACTGAGGAATATTCCAAACCCATAGGCAATGGCTGTTAAATCTGTGAGATATTCATTCTCTTTTTCGTCTGAATAACCAATATCATGTAGGCCTATCAAAACATGATGACTAAGCTCATGAGCCATAACGGCAATTAAAGAAGCTGGGTTATCAAGTTGCTTCTTTTCTATAGTAATGGCCTCACCATCTTCATCTCCAAAATACAAACCGCCTATTCCGTTTTCTCCTTTCTCAATAGCTGTAAGCAATCCATTGCCAAAATCCAGCTGATCGTTGATAAAGTCTAGTTGGATGTGTGATACATTTACACTGCACAACTCCCCTATACGTGCCAATACATAGAAGGCATCGTCCTGTTTACCTGTAAATGTCCAGTCAAAGAAATCCTTTGTTGGTAAAATAGTTGGAAAGTTTGCCAATTCAACCAAGTTGCGATCAAGCCAATCCAGATTGTTTTCGATCCACTCTTTATCTTCAGGTGTAACCGGACAACTAAGTTCTTGTTTTTTCTTCCAGAACATACAATGCAATTTAATAGCTAGCAAAGAGTATATATTCTGGCAGATTTACAATGTTATTTGCTCTCTGATATTACATAGACAGGTGGGATAAGAAAGTTAAGCCAAAAGTTACCTTTCTAAATGTATGTCAATAACGTCTGCCCAAAGAGTGAGAATCCTCTATATGAGAATAAAGTCTTCTTTGGATAATAATTTACTTAATAGTATTACAGTAATTCTACAGTAACACTCAGTTCATATTAAGTATGATTTTGGTTATGTAATATTATATTTCTGTTTATTTTAAGTTTTTGCGGACTCAATGTTAATTTATTGTTAACGAATCAATGAGTTTGTAAGTACATGTACTTATAAATTAACATTAACAAAACATTGCAGTTATTACCAGGTAATATTTGAAGTTTACTTTTGTAGAGTAAAACCTCCATTGAAACATCTCTGCTTTAATTAAACTACATGCGTTACTGTTACGTATTTGTTAAGTTTCTTCTCATACAAGGACTTATATTAAGTTTTCATAATATTTCTAGCCAGGCACAATCTGCTCATTACAACATAAACCAGATGTTCTGGAGTGAAACCACTATTTCCGGATCTATCAACAGTAAGGTTCGCCTCCAGTTAGATTATCAATACCGCACACAAGGCATCTCCGATGATCTGGAGTCTCAAAGAGTAAATAATCAGGTGTCTGATACACGTACAGGATTGTTTACACATGCTTATCAGCAGGTGTTTCGTCCATGGATTGCATATCAAGCAAATAAATATTTTCGTGTTTCATTATCACCTATTGGCTGGTGGGGTACCTGGCGACCTACTGCTGATAACAAAACGACCTTTGAACCAGAACTACGTACAACCACTCAGGTATTATTCTCTTATCCTTTAGGGCGTGTGATATTTGAACAACGTTTTCGGTATGAGTTTCGCTTCTTTGGAAATAGACTTCTCACGGATGGTTCTCAGGGAAAAGATTACTATTCTAATCTGTGGGATAATACAACACGTAAAGGAAGACTACGCTATATGACAAGGGTATTCATACCCCTTACTCAACGTCAGATGAAAGAAAAAACTCTCTACCTGGCTGCTAGCGATGAGATTATGATAGGTATTGGCTCCAATGTTATTCATGAGAAAATATTTGATCAGAACCGTTTGTATGTGGGCCTAGGTTACAAATTTACTCCTCAGTTTCGACTTGAAGCAGGTTATGTAAATCAGTTTCAACCCCAAAAACGCCTCACAGATGGCTCTAAAAACTCAGACATGAATAATATACTGCAGATCTTTATTGTGATTGATGATGTTAACAAAATCTTAAAGAAACTGTAAGAGTACTGTAATAAAAAGAGAGCCCACTGTTTACAAACAGTGGGCTCTCTTTTTATTAGATCGTTACTTTATTTCTTTTTAGGATCTTTTTCCTCTTTTTTGGTAGCAATCAGATCATTTGCATTCAGTTTTTTGGCGATTACATTATAAGGGCCTGATACAACTTCATCCCCTTCCTTTAAGCCACTAACAATCTCAATGTTATCATAATCACTGATACCTGTTTTTACTTCTTTCAGTTCTGCTTTACCATTGTTATTTACAAATACAACTTCTTTAAGCTCCTGAGTGGCTGCAGGCTTTGGTGTAGTTTCTGTGTTATTATTATTGTTATCATTATTAGAAGCAGTAGAAGGAGCTGCCTTACCATCTGGAGTACGTGTAGTTACTGCTGCCAATGGTACAGATAACACACCTGATTTGCGTGCTGTGAGGATCTCAACTGAGGCAGTCATACCAGGGCGGAAAGGAGATAACTTACTTTTTGTACTGACCAACTCCTTATATGATTCCTGTAGAATCCGCACCTTTACCTGAAACTCTGTTACAGCATCTGTTGAAGTTGATTGTGTTGTAGAAGATGCCATCCCATTAGCTGTATTGGCGATTTCTGTTACAATGCCTTTAAACTTCTTCTTCAAACTTGTATAGGAGTCTACTTCTATAATAGCGGTATCACCCAAGTGTACACGCACAATATCATTCTCATTTACATCTGCCTGCACTTCCATATTGTTCAGGTTCGCAATACGTAGCATTTCCGTACCAGCCATTTGAGATGTACCAACCACACGTTCGCCCAGTTCTACATCCAGTTTAGAGATAGTACCACTTACCGGAGCATAGATGGTTGTTTTACGAAGGTTTTCCTGAGCATCCCGTAATCCTGCTTCTGCACTTTGTACCAGGTATCTGGCTGCTGAGATCTGTTCTTCTGCTGCTTTTACATCTTCAACAGCTGCTTTATAGTTTGTCTCTGCCGTTACCCAATCGGTGTTGGAAATAACATTTTGCTCAAATAGCCCTTTATTTCTCTTGTACTCTATCTCTGCCTGAGCAAGCTGAACCTTAGCCCGTGAAAGTTGTACATTTGATTGGGCCAGACTTGCTTTGTTATTATTGACCGTAGCTCGGGCACGATCAACCGCTGAAATATAGTTATCAGGCCGTATTCTAACCAGTAATTGTCCTTTTACTACAGAGTCTCCTTCATTGACAGGTAATTCTATGATCTCACCTGATACATCAGGACTAATCTTTACCTCTACTTCTGGTTGAACTTTTCCAGAGGCACTTACCTTCTCAATGATTTCGGTTTTCTTAGCTTTGGCTAGTTCTACTTCGGTTGGTTTTTCTTTGCCGATCCATCCGGCTTTTTTGCCAACAAAAGCAAACACCAGAAGTAATACAACTACCGAAACAAGAATAATTAACAAGCGATTTGTTTTCTTCTTTGCCATTGAGGTACAGATAAGAGGTAAGTATGGTAAACAATTTAATATATTTTGTAAAGGATCAGTTATTGACTCTTTTTATTCAAAAGTAAGCGGCTTGTTCTGATAGAAATCAAGAATTTTCACACGGAAATAATAAGTATATTTAGAGTTGATCAGGTTGGCCTGAGCTCTGGCCAGATTGTTTTTTGATGTATTATAGTCTAATGAATTAGCAAGGCCTGCACTAAAACGAGCTTCGTTTGATTTAAACGAAAGATCCTGAGCTGCTACCTGGTCTCTGTTTGCCTGGTATTGAGATGAAGCAGCACGGAGGTCATTGTAGGCCTGTTCAATGTTCTGACGTAGGGTTACACGGGTACTTTGTGCATCAAGTTCATAAGACTTACGTTGTACTATTGTCTTGCTAATATTGTTCCGATATTGCCAGCCATTGATAATTGGAATAGATAAACTAAAACCTACATATTGACCTAAGTTATCACTTATTTGTGAGCCAAAGCTGTATTTTTCCTGAGTATAGGTTGTTGATTTTTGAATAGAAGTTACAGTATAAGGTACTCCATCTACAGTAACATTACCTATTGTAGGATATACTTCTCCTGTTTTAACATATTTGGATTGACCACTTGAGTAGTATGTATTCAACCCTGCAGACAAATATAATCGAGGGAATAAATACCCACGTGCAGACATAATCGAATACTTACTGCTTTCAACACGGATGTCTGCTGCTTTAATACTAGGTTGAGTTCTAAGCGCTTCATCATAAATGTTGGCAGCTGTTTGTGGATATGGATTGATAGTTGGATCTGGAAGCTCAATCTTTTCAACTTCAAAGTTATCCTGTGCTGGAAGATTCATCGCCTGCATCAGATTTAACTTTGCTAGTCGAAGGTTATTTTCGGCAGTAGTTAAACTTAGTTGATCATTCGCTAATTGAGCTTGCAGGTCAAAAAGGTTAGTTTGTGGAAGTGAGCCTGCCTTCACCAGTTTATCCGTACGCTCCACTTGTAAACGACTTACTTCAAGCTGGCTGGTTGCTGCTGCAACTAACTCCTGATTTTGCAACACTTGTAAATAATACAATGCCACATTAAGACTTACATTGTATTTGGATTGTTCAATGTCTTCCTGGGTTGCCTGATATAATCGTTGATTTTGTTTGTATGCATGTATCTGTTGCCCACCCTGAAATAAGAGAACGTTACCAGAGATACCATAATTACCCGTTTGTGTAGTCTGATTAACGAATTGGTTGGTTGTTGGATCAACATATCGACCAAAGTTCCATTGAAGAGATCCATTACCTGTTATAGTCGGTAAGAATGCCATTTTAGATTGGAAGTATGTTACCTCACTTGTTCTTGCCTGAAGTTCACTTTTCTTAATTGTGATGCTATTTTGCATAGCGTAATCCACTGCTTCACGCAATGACCAGATGTCATCATTGTTGACCTGTTTTTGAGCTTGGCTTTGAGCTTGTATGCTGCTTATACTTAAGGCTAGTAAGCCAGTTAAAGCAGCTTTTTTTAACGTTTTCATAGGTAAAGTTTTCAGAGATTTCATAAAGATGATAGTTTTGGTGTCCGGAAGCTATTTTCCTAAGTTTATGCCAAAATCCTATTTTATTGATTACCAGTTGGTTGTGTCGAGCTGGTTGTTCATAATTGAACACCTGTGTTCGTTTCCGGACATTCTCTGCCAGTAAAAAAGTTTGATTTTTTCTGTAGGGACTTGAGCAATATTACGTATATGCAGGTTTTGTCTGAAAAAAATAATGATAAATGGTGAAATGATTCCATGAAGGCAGTATTTAATTTTATGGTGGTAGAGATGGAGAATATCTCTGACAATTTGGATAACAGAGCCTTTCGATATGGAGATGGTTTGTTTGAAACAATAATTGTGCAGAATAAAAGAATTTCTTTTTTAAAAGACCATTGCGAGAGGCTTTTGGATGGGATGAATACGCTTCAGATGAACGTACCTGCGGGCTTTTCTCTAGATTATCTGCAAAGGGAGATCATGCAATTGTGTGAATTGGTCGGATTGCCTCATGATGCCCGATTACGGCTTCAGGTGTGGCGTAAGCCAGGAGGATTATATACACCTGAATCGAATGAAATTGATTTTTTGCTAACCGCCCTTCCTCTTACACGTCCTAGTATTTCTATAAAGAATAGACTTATCTTTTATGAGGATATCCGATTACATCATTCTATTTTGTCACCCTATAAAACCAGTTCCGCTTTACCTTATGTAATGGCAGGTATTGCCCGTAAAAATGCAGGTGTAGATGACGTTATTTTGATAGATGTATATGGGCATATAGCAGAATGTGTAGCTTCCAATATTTTCTGGATTAAGGGAAATGTTTTGTATACGTCTGGTTTGGAGAGTGGATGTATTGCAGGTATTATGAGAAAAAATGTTCTGAAAGAAGCTGCTTTGAGGTTTGAAAAAGTAAAGGAAGGCTTATTTTACAAAGAAACCTTATTAACTGCTGATACAGTTTTTACCTGTAATGTTGCAGGTATTCAATTAGTAAAAGAAATTAATGGAGTATCATTTCATACAGATACTCCATTAACAGATTGGTTTTCATGGTTATTGTCAGGAAACCAGTAAAGTTTGCGAGTCTAATGTAAAATTTCCCGTCCGATTACCATTTTCTGTATCTCACTGGTACCTTCTCCAATAGTACAAAGTTTGGCATCACGATAGTATTTTTCAACAGGAAAATCTTTGATATATCCATACCCTCCAAAGATCTGGACTGCCTCATTCGCAACTTTTACAGCAACTTCTGACGTATAATACTTAGCCATGGCAGAAGCCTTAGATACAGGTAACTTTCGATCTTTCAGATCTGCAGCCTGATAAGTTAAGAGACGGGCTGCTTCGATTTGTGTTGCCATATCTGCCAGTTTGAATTGAATAGCCTGAAAATCTGCAATAGGCTTTCCAAACTGATGACGTTCTTTGGCATATTGAAGTGCTGCTTCGTAGGCTCCTATAGCTATTCCAATACTTAAGGCAGCAATGGATATACGCCCGCCATCCAGAATGGCAAGTGCTTGTTTAAAGCCTTCGCCTACTTTACCTAGGAGTTGACTCTTATGTATTCGGCAATCCTGAAATATTAACTCTGTTGTTTCAGATGCCCGCATACCTAGTTTGTCTTCCTTTTTACCAGCAAAAAATCCAGGTGTGTTCTTTTCTATAATAAACGCAGATGCATTTGTGTGTGTATTCGGTGCACCTGTACGAGCAATGATAACTGCCACATCTCCGGATTTTCCATGTGTAATAAAGTTCTTGCTACCATTTAATATCCAGTAATCCCCATCCTGTATAGCTACAGTGCGCATGTTACCAGCATCAGACCCGGTATTTGGTTCTGTGAGGCCCCATGCTCCTATCCATTGACCTGTAGCTAATTTAGGGATATACTGATACTTTTGATCTTCATTTCCAAATTGTAAGATATGATTTGTACACAAAGAGTTATGAGCTGCCATGGAAAGTCCAATGGCTCCATCTACCTTGGCTATCTCAACAATAGCTGTTACATAAGCTACAT encodes the following:
- a CDS encoding DUF2490 domain-containing protein; translation: MFWSETTISGSINSKVRLQLDYQYRTQGISDDLESQRVNNQVSDTRTGLFTHAYQQVFRPWIAYQANKYFRVSLSPIGWWGTWRPTADNKTTFEPELRTTTQVLFSYPLGRVIFEQRFRYEFRFFGNRLLTDGSQGKDYYSNLWDNTTRKGRLRYMTRVFIPLTQRQMKEKTLYLAASDEIMIGIGSNVIHEKIFDQNRLYVGLGYKFTPQFRLEAGYVNQFQPQKRLTDGSKNSDMNNILQIFIVIDDVNKILKKL
- a CDS encoding efflux RND transporter periplasmic adaptor subunit, which translates into the protein MAKKKTNRLLIILVSVVVLLLVFAFVGKKAGWIGKEKPTEVELAKAKKTEIIEKVSASGKVQPEVEVKISPDVSGEIIELPVNEGDSVVKGQLLVRIRPDNYISAVDRARATVNNNKASLAQSNVQLSRAKVQLAQAEIEYKRNKGLFEQNVISNTDWVTAETNYKAAVEDVKAAEEQISAARYLVQSAEAGLRDAQENLRKTTIYAPVSGTISKLDVELGERVVGTSQMAGTEMLRIANLNNMEVQADVNENDIVRVHLGDTAIIEVDSYTSLKKKFKGIVTEIANTANGMASSTTQSTSTDAVTEFQVKVRILQESYKELVSTKSKLSPFRPGMTASVEILTARKSGVLSVPLAAVTTRTPDGKAAPSTASNNDNNNNNTETTPKPAATQELKEVVFVNNNGKAELKEVKTGISDYDNIEIVSGLKEGDEVVSGPYNVIAKKLNANDLIATKKEEKDPKKK
- a CDS encoding TolC family protein is translated as MKTLKKAALTGLLALSISSIQAQSQAQKQVNNDDIWSLREAVDYAMQNSITIKKSELQARTSEVTYFQSKMAFLPTITGNGSLQWNFGRYVDPTTNQFVNQTTQTGNYGISGNVLLFQGGQQIHAYKQNQRLYQATQEDIEQSKYNVSLNVALYYLQVLQNQELVAAATSQLEVSRLQVERTDKLVKAGSLPQTNLFDLQAQLANDQLSLTTAENNLRLAKLNLMQAMNLPAQDNFEVEKIELPDPTINPYPQTAANIYDEALRTQPSIKAADIRVESSKYSIMSARGYLFPRLYLSAGLNTYYSSGQSKYVKTGEVYPTIGNVTVDGVPYTVTSIQKSTTYTQEKYSFGSQISDNLGQYVGFSLSIPIINGWQYRNNISKTIVQRKSYELDAQSTRVTLRQNIEQAYNDLRAASSQYQANRDQVAAQDLSFKSNEARFSAGLANSLDYNTSKNNLARAQANLINSKYTYYFRVKILDFYQNKPLTFE
- a CDS encoding aminotransferase class IV, which gives rise to MKAVFNFMVVEMENISDNLDNRAFRYGDGLFETIIVQNKRISFLKDHCERLLDGMNTLQMNVPAGFSLDYLQREIMQLCELVGLPHDARLRLQVWRKPGGLYTPESNEIDFLLTALPLTRPSISIKNRLIFYEDIRLHHSILSPYKTSSALPYVMAGIARKNAGVDDVILIDVYGHIAECVASNIFWIKGNVLYTSGLESGCIAGIMRKNVLKEAALRFEKVKEGLFYKETLLTADTVFTCNVAGIQLVKEINGVSFHTDTPLTDWFSWLLSGNQ
- a CDS encoding acyl-CoA dehydrogenase family protein, giving the protein MVTETFENLDLIAQSTREFALRHIGPFVREWDEKQHFPVELFNQLGELGLMGVLVPDVYGGAGLNYVAYVTAIVEIAKVDGAIGLSMAAHNSLCTNHILQFGNEDQKYQYIPKLATGQWIGAWGLTEPNTGSDAGNMRTVAIQDGDYWILNGSKNFITHGKSGDVAVIIARTGAPNTHTNASAFIIEKNTPGFFAGKKEDKLGMRASETTELIFQDCRIHKSQLLGKVGEGFKQALAILDGGRISIAALSIGIAIGAYEAALQYAKERHQFGKPIADFQAIQFKLADMATQIEAARLLTYQAADLKDRKLPVSKASAMAKYYTSEVAVKVANEAVQIFGGYGYIKDFPVEKYYRDAKLCTIGEGTSEIQKMVIGREILH